In Balaenoptera acutorostrata chromosome 3, mBalAcu1.1, whole genome shotgun sequence, the genomic stretch ttttatttatttttattgtattttattttttaatttattttttggctgtgttgggtctttgttgctgctcacggactttctctagttgtggcaagcaggggctactctttgttgtggtgtgcaggcttctcactgcggtggcttctcttgttgcggagcatgggctctaggcacgcaggctcagtagttgtggctcgcaggctgtagagcgcaggctcagtacttgtggcacaggTGCTTAGTtgatccgcagcatgtgggatctttccggaccagggctcgaacctgtgtcccctgcattggcaggaggattcttaaccactgcgccaccagggaagtccagttattttaaatttatgttctATAAGtagttatttttcagttttacctTATTTCAAGTTTCTTATCTATGTCttgacaatttttaattttaatatttatttgagtaTTAAATCTATTCATTTTCATACTACACATTTGAGAGTtacttcctcatttaaaaatttttttaataaggcaATCTGTATTTTTGTTCTCCTGGTGATAAAATAGGTCAAGTTAAGCCTCTGTATTCATTGATTTTGCAAAATTTAAATTAGTTTCCAATGTTATTCACATATGTttgtgaaagttttttttttttttttttttttttggccatgccatgcggcatgcaggatcttagttcccctaccagggattgaacctgtgccccctgcattgggagcacagagtcttaacccctggaccgccagggaagtccctgtgaaaGTCTTAAAATCCATAAAAATCCAGGTGTCAGTAGCCTAAATCAATTTTAAGAAACTTGGGGAAAAAATCTCTTAAGGTTAGAGCATATGGTACATGTACAACCATGTCTGATAATTAGGTTGAAGAGGTAGGTCTGGGTCAGAGGCTAGGTCAGAATATGAAAGACTTCAAGGAGATTGGATTTTAACCTGAATGCAGGGTAAACATTGAAGTCATTTTGGCAGGGTGGTATATGATCctgtttactattttatttttcatgtttactttttaataacatttttgatAGCAGTATTGAGGTGGGGTTAGAAGCTGTGAGACTAGAGGCTGGAAGACCGGTTTATGTTTATCTAGCTGAGTAGTGAGGAGGGCATGAAGTCATATTTAGAAGGTAGACTAAATTGGACCTAGTATCCAGTGGAATGTAAGAGAGAAGGTAGGTGGAAGAGATTCGGCAACTTAGTGGTTGACAATATCAAGATTAGAAAtgttgggactttcctggtggtccagcgggtaagactccacgctcctgatgcggggggcctgggttcgatccgtggtctgggaactagatcccacacgtgtgccgcaactaagagttcgcgtgctgcaactaagagtttgcatgccacaactaagaagtctgcatgctgcaactatgaagcccgcatgctgcaactaaagatcccacacgctgcaactaagaagttgatatgccgcaactgaagatcccacatgctgcaacgaagatcctgcgtgctgcaaccaagaccctgtgcagcctaaataaatattaaaaaaaaaaagattagaaatgcTGAGGGTGTTGATTTGTGGATGAAAGTGACACACTTATGTTGTATATAAGGTTCCAAATTGAGATGGTGTAGATATTTTAGCTCCTCAACTTGGTGTTTTTGATTaaaatctgtatatatatatatataaaaactagTGTGTGTAGATAAATGACATGTTTTTCAAAACACTCTTTGCTTAAAATCTATATTTCTTTATGCAGAGTGTTGGCAGTTGTATATACTAAGCTGAAATTTAGGGAAAAGGTTTGGGCTTAAGTTAGAGTTGTAAAGTCATAGTATGCTTATTATTTCAAGCTGTATTAGTAAGATTGGAcagaaagtatataaaaatagatgAGAACAAAATGCAGAGTGGAATCATTGGGCATACTAGCATTTGGGGGCAGGCTGGAATCAAGGAGCAGTCAGAGACTTGGAGGAAAACCAAGAAAGTGGTAACTCGGAGCCCAGGGTGAAGAAGGTTCTAAAAGGAAGGTTAGTTAACAGCCCTAAGTACTGAGGACATTATTAGGATAGAGGCTGTACTATAAAACAAGTATCCATTTAATTTTGCATGTAAGAGGTACTTGGTGACTTTAATTAGGGCAATTTCATTGGAGTGTTTGGCACAGACACGTGAATTCAGGAGTAATTGGTAGGTGAGGAAGGAACTGCAAAAATTTTTGATCATTTATAAGTAatcatttataatttaaacatGGATTGCTGTATTTAATTTTAGtcacttgacagatgagaaaaccaagattTAGAGAAGGGAAAAACTTCCTATAAGTCAAATAATTAGTAATGGACAGAAGTAGGATTTCAGTGTATGACTTGTCCACGCCTTCTTCATTCCATTGCAAAGGCAGGAAGGAAATGAAGTTGTCTGTAGACTGTTTTATCAAGTGGTAGGTTGTTACtgtagaaaaggagaaagggtgTGGTGTTTTGGCTTCTTTAAATCAGAGTTCCTTTGAAAGAGTAATGTGTAGTAGAAATGTAACATGGGATCTAAAATTATACTTCATATATAGAGCTtgtatttttactgttttcctttagatttaaagaacatatacagaataACTTACCTAGAGATCTTCTAACTGGTGAACAGTTTATTCAGCTGCGAAGGGAATTAGCTTCTGTAAATGGGCATAGTGGTGATGATGGTCCTCCTGGTGATGATCTACCGTCAGGAATTGAAGACATAACTGATCCAGCAAAGGTAaccagacttattaaaaaaaatctttcagtgCATGAGAAACTAAACTTTTATGTCCCTTGACTGCATGTGTGGTATGACTTGTAGCTCATATAAAATCAATTTCTGATTAAGGCAGGTGGGAATTCTTTAGCTAGTTTGATTTGGAATAGATAATGTGTTTTACTATGAGACACCTGAAACTGTTAGCTTAGAAGGATTATTTGGCCTATGTTGTGATGTACTagccctgttttttgttttgaaaaaggcATATGAGAAAGTGGTTTGTTAGGAAATACTTTCACAGATTTCAGTATTGTTAATTGTACTTTGCACATAATTGATAATGGTTAAAAACCCATCACTATTCTAAGACTATAGTATGGGTGGTTGATAATTAAATGTAAGcagtgatatttaaaattttagtatataACTtgtgtgattaaaattttttttcttccctagctaattactgaaatagaaaacatgagacATAGAATCATTGAAATtcatcaagaaatgtttaattataATGAGCATGAAGTTAGTAAAAGGTGGACATTTGAAGAAGGTGTAAGtgcttgcttttttgttattgtcatTATAGGCTTCAAAATGCATATAGGagtaatgtatttttcttttagttttgagTGATGtctctgccttttatttttgcttatttaagTAATGAGATATTTGTCCTACTTATGGCTACCATTATCAGTTTTCCATTATTAATTTGAACCATTTTATTACagttgttcaatttttaaaatcagtttcattGAGTTTTATGTACAACAAAATGTACCTATTTTAGGTACAGTAaaatgaggtgtttttttttttttttcagaattctaattctttatttctgttttttttaaacatctttattgagatgtaattcacatgccatatatagatcacccatttaaagtgtacagttcagtagttcttaacatattcacagatagGTACATAcagttaattttagaacatttaattaatgttaattttaggacattttcatcatcccgAAAAGAAAGCCCTTACTCTTTAGCTTTCACCCCTCTACTCCCTCATCTGCTTATTGCCCCCAACTCCCAACCCTTAGGTACCGCTAACCTACTTTCTGTTCCTATAGGTTTCCCTGTTCTGGCTTTTCACAtgaatggaatcatgtagtatgtgtttttttgtgattggctcgtaaaatgagttttgacaaatgtatatgcaTTGTGATCACCACAACAATCAGGATATAGAAGTACTCTGTCACCTCAGAACCCCTTTTCAGTCAGTAACCTACACCGCACTCctaccccaggcaaccactgatctactttccttttttttgttgttatattcactagtttgttttattttttagattccacatataagtgatagcaaatggtatttgtctttctccttctgaccaacttcactgagtatgataatctctagttgcatctatgttgttgcaaattgcattattttgttcttttttatggctgagtagtattccattggtgtatatataccacatcatctttatccattcatctttggatggacactgatctgctttctgttactgTTGTATAATTGTTCAATTCTAAAATACTCAGCAAAGAATACAGTTTTCTGAACATAAAATTGTGTAGTTCTGTTAAAATGACTGGGTAAGTGGAAAATACATTCTGTTCCTTCAATTTATAAAGCCTAAGTAATTAAAGggattttaattttagaagtttttttaatcataagatatggtgattaaaattttttggttcattattgtatttataatttaaataatttgtattaCTATAGTCATACATATTTTGGTGTTGGTACTGGTTTACTTTCATTGTCATGTCATGCTTTTATTATAGATTAAAAGACCTTATTTTCATGTGAAACCATTGGAAAAGGCACAACTGAAAAACTGGAAAGAATACTTagaatttgaaattgaaaatgGGACTCATGAACGTGTTGTGGTTCTCTTTGAAAGATGTGTCATATCATGTGCCCTCTATGAGGAGTTTTGGATTAAGGTAAGAAAATTATATGCTCTGAAAGTTGAATACATTATAAACATTGATCTAGTGACTAACCTTTTTTGTACTTCTGTTGAATGTTGTTCATATAACTATATCTGTTGCATTAGGAGATGGTCTGCTTGCAACCAGATTTGACTGCTGCATATGCCAACCTCGTTGCCTCTCTTCGTCCTTCCTTACAGAAACTAGTCTAGTGGTTCAATAAAGGTGCTGAATgggtttaaaaatagaattttatcgTTCTGTCACATATTTAATGGCTTGTTCAACTGTAAATTATTCAGTATTTCCTCTGTTTCTGTATGTAGTATGCCAAGTATATGGAAAATCATAGCATTGAAGGAGTGAGGCATGTCTTCAGCAGAGCTTGCACAATTCATCTCCCAAAGAAACCCATGGTGCATATGCTTTGGGCAGCTTTTGAGGAACAGCAGGGTAAGAATGAGGAAATTCAGTTGATATTTTGGGATTTAAGTTACTTTAGGATAAAGTTATAGGAATTGAGTCTTGAGGGATGGTGTAAAGCAGAGGTCAggtaaactttttctataaagggccagatagtaaatattttaggctttgcaggccatatggtctctttCCTaacaactctgccattgtagctcCAAaatagccatagacaatacataaaaaaatgaacatggctgttttccatttcaaaaaaaaaaaaaaaaaaaagccagagggCTGGATTTAGCCTGTGGGCTGTTATTTGCCAATACCTGGCATAAAGGATATTTCATAAGTTTAAACAAAAGCATGAACATTTAATTACTATTTCTAGGTAATATTAATGAAGCCAGGAATATCTTGAGAACATTTGAAGAATGTGTTCTAGGATTGGCAATGGTTCGTTTGAGAAGAGTAAGTTTAGAACGACGGCTTGGAAATATGGAAGAAGCTGAACGTTTGCTTCAGGAAGCCATTAAAAATGCCAAATCAAATAATGAATCATCATTTTATGCTATCAAACTAGCTCGGcatcttttcaaaatacaaaaaaaccttCCAAAATCAAGAAAGGTGCTTTTGGAAGCTATTGAAAGAGACAAagtatgtatttgtgttttttagaatgtcttccataaaaaaaaaagtagtcttttttgttgttgttttcattctGGCAACTATGATGAAAGGTTTGGTctgtatgtaatatattttattactaaatGAAGACAACAGTCCCTCTAAACTGATGTtgccattcttttaaaaaattttcaaattattacGCATTAAAGGGTTGAGAAAATTAACATTAttggattttctattttctccacaTTTAGAAATTTTACGGCAAGTTTATTGATTATTAAGTAGAGTAGAGGGCCTGAGAACACTTTATAAACAAAAGTTGGGCAGTTGCCTACATTGTAGCAAATGTAGCAGTGAGAttattctcctttctccttttatatATCAACTGATGTCAAAAGACAGTGTCTaggaaatttctcattttttagaTGTTCGGTTAATGACAGGTCTAAGACACAGGTTTATAAGAGGTTTGCTTCCAGCTGCAGTTGAGGAAGATTATGGTTGTGAAGATTTAGATTACTGGGAACTGTAGAGatcatttttttatgttttacttcATATTTGTTACGGTAGGTCAAGCTACATTAAACACAACATAGGATATAGGGTTTTAATTTATTGGCATTTAACAATTTGCATAGTTTAGGAGATGCTAGGATGATGTCTCTACCTACCAATGTGTTTTTTACCTGTTTATTAGATGTATGCTGAAAAAATTTAACATGAATtacattttaatacaattttcaaTATTGAATTTTCAAGTTGAGACATAaaaattaatgcatttaaaatatctcTGGTCTAATCAAAATATCTTAGAAATATGATTAATTGGTACTGCTTTTTACACAGGAGAACACaaagttatacctcaatttacTTGAAATGGAATATAGTGGTGACctcaaacaaaatgaagaaaatatcctAAATTGTTTTGACAAAGCTATACATGGTTCATTACCTATGAAAATGAGAATTACATTTTCTCAGAGAAAAGTGGAATTTCTTGAAGATTTTGGTTCAGATGTTAATAAGTAAGATCTTAAGTATATATTATTATCTATCTGAATAGTAATAGAGCACTGATAATTTTGGATGGGAATTTGATGATGAgtacaaaataatatattgttaaatttaaaatgtttcctaggtttctttttccttgggTATATGTGGGGGTAAATTCAGTTTTGCAAATGTCTATGTGCTTAATGAGAGGACATATGGTTTGTCTttccttcaaaattattttcagaacttTAGCATGGTAATTTAAACAATGAGTAGATGAGAGAAGGCAGGAGGCAGGAATTCTATGAAAAAGGAAATGGGTGAAGGATTGAACCCTGAAACACAGAAACATTTAATATATAGACCACCAAAGGTAGATGGGGTTTTCTGGAATAGGAATGCCATCTCAGATTAGAGAAGAGGATGGGTGTGGTTTTACAGATCATGCCTTAATGACCTCATCTTCATGCATTATAAAAGGCTAAAAGATGAGGGTGGGGAAAAGGacaagtttaaaatttaaatctgcaAAATAGAAGAGTAGAAATATTGATTAGAGCATTGCTGCCATTCCTTTCTTACCTGGTTCTAGTAAGGAAATACCCCAATTCCTGTTAGGCAAGTGTGTATACATTTCTGATGGCTGagtaagattatttatttatttactgattgattgattgattgattgctgtgttgggtcttcgtttctgtgcgagggctttctctagttgcggcaagcgggggccgctcttcatcgcgatgcgtgggcctctcactattgcggcctctcttgttgcggagcacaggctccagatgcgcaggctcagtagttgtggcccacgggcctagttgctctgcggcatgtgggatcttcccagaccagggctcgaacccgtgtcccctgcattggcaggcagattctcaaccactgcgccaccagggaagcccgctgagtaagattttaattaaactgaaaaacaTTTAATATGAGTTACATTTTAGTACAACTGTATATATGTGCTTGGCacattaaaagttttataattacCTAATGTAAAGTACATTAACAGTCTAATGAGGGGAGGAGGTACTGGTCTTTTAATAGACAAAGAGAGGCTTAAAGAGAGATTAGGCAGTTTTTCCAAGGTCACTTAGCTATTACATTGTGCAGCTGGGATTAGAACCTACTTCAGagcctgtgttcttttttttttttttttttaaacatctttattgaagtataattgccttacaatggtgtgttagcttctgctttataacaaagtgaatcagttatacatatacaatatgttcccatatctcttccctcttgcatctccctccctcccaccctccccatcccacccctctaggtggtcacaaagcactgagctgatctccctgtgctatgcggctgcttcccactagctatctattttccatttggtagtgtatatatgtccatgacactctctcaccgtgtcacatctcaccccaccccctccccatatcctcaagtccattctctagtaggtctgtgtctttattcccgtcttgccactaggttcttcatggcctttttttttttttttttcccttagattccgtatatatgtgttagcatactgtatttgtttttctctttctgacttacttcactctgtatgacagactctaactccatccacctcattacaaatacctccatttcatttctttttatggctgagtaatattccattgtatatatgtgccacatcttctttatccattcatccgatgatggacatttaggttgcttccatgtcctggctattgtaaatagagctgcaatgaacattttggtacatgactctttttgaactatggttttctcagggtatatgcccagtagtgggattgctgggtcgtatggtagttctatttttagttttttaaggaacctccatactgttctccatagtggctgtatcaatttacattcccaccagcagtgcaagagtgttccctttcctccacaccctctccagcatttattgtttctagattttttgatgatggccattctgaccggtgtgagatgatatctcattgtagttttgatttgcatttctctaatgattaatgatgttgagcattctttcatgtgtctgttggcagtctgtatatcttctttggagaaatgtctatttaggtcttctgcccatttttggattgggttgttcgtttttttgttattgagctgcatgagctgcttgtaaatcttggagattaatcctttgtcagttgcttcatttgcaaatattttctcccattctgatggttgtcttttggtcttgtttatggtttcctttgctgtgcaaaagctttgaagtttcattaggtcccatttgtttatttgtgttcttatttccatttctctgggagctgggtcaaaaagaatcttgctgtgatgtatgtcatagagtgttctgcctatgttttcctctaagagtttgatagtgtctggccttacacttaggtctttaatccattttgagtttattttgtgcatggtgtcagggagtgttctaatttcatacttttacatgtatctgtccaattttcccagcaccacttattgaagaggctgtcttttctccactgtatatgcttgcctcctttatcaaagataaggtgaccatatgtgtgtgggtttatctctgggctttctatcctgatccattgatctatatttctgtttttgtgccagtaccaaactgtcttgattactgtagctttgtaatatagtctgaagtcagggagcctgattcccccagctccatttttccttctcaagattgctttggctattcggggtcttttgtgtttccatacaaattgtgaaattttttgttctagttctgtgaaaaatgccagtggtagtttgatagggattgcattgaatctgtagattgctttgggtagtagagtcattttcacaatgttgattcttccagtccaggaacatggtatatctctccatctatttgtatcatctttaatttctttcatcagtgtcttataattttctgcatacaggtcttttgtctccttaggtaggtttattcctagatattttattctttttgttgcattgataaacgggagtgttttcttaatttcactttcagatttttcgtcattagtgtatagaaatgcaagagatttctgtgcattaattttgtatcctg encodes the following:
- the PRPF39 gene encoding pre-mRNA-processing factor 39 isoform X2, with protein sequence MQGLLRFEDQDSARGDQNIAMFYPTSTQMVYRRGLQAIPLSVDLWIHYINFLKETLDPGDPETNSTIRGTFEHAVLAAGTDFRSDRLWEMYINWENEQGNLREVTAIYDRILGIPTQLYSHHFQRFKEHIQNNLPRDLLTGEQFIQLRRELASVNGHSGDDGPPGDDLPSGIEDITDPAKLITEIENMRHRIIEIHQEMFNYNEHEVSKRWTFEEGIKRPYFHVKPLEKAQLKNWKEYLEFEIENGTHERVVVLFERCVISCALYEEFWIKYAKYMENHSIEGVRHVFSRACTIHLPKKPMVHMLWAAFEEQQGNINEARNILRTFEECVLGLAMVRLRRVSLERRLGNMEEAERLLQEAIKNAKSNNESSFYAIKLARHLFKIQKNLPKSRKVLLEAIERDKENTKLYLNLLEMEYSGDLKQNEENILNCFDKAIHGSLPMKMRITFSQRKVEFLEDFGSDVNKLLNAYDEHQTLLKEQDSLKRKAENGSEEPEEKKAHTEDTTSSSTQMIDGDLQANQAAYNYSAWYQYNYQNPWNYGQYYPPPPT
- the PRPF39 gene encoding pre-mRNA-processing factor 39 isoform X1, which encodes MQNSHMDEYRNSNNGSTGNSSEVVVDQSTDFSTEIMNVTEMEQSPDGSPNVNTTTEENEIANTVDLPVTETEANFPPEYEKFWKTVESNPQDFTGWVYLLQYVEQENHLMAARKAFDKFFIHYPYCYGYWKKYADLEKRHDNIKQSDEVYRRGLQAIPLSVDLWIHYINFLKETLDPGDPETNSTIRGTFEHAVLAAGTDFRSDRLWEMYINWENEQGNLREVTAIYDRILGIPTQLYSHHFQRFKEHIQNNLPRDLLTGEQFIQLRRELASVNGHSGDDGPPGDDLPSGIEDITDPAKLITEIENMRHRIIEIHQEMFNYNEHEVSKRWTFEEGIKRPYFHVKPLEKAQLKNWKEYLEFEIENGTHERVVVLFERCVISCALYEEFWIKYAKYMENHSIEGVRHVFSRACTIHLPKKPMVHMLWAAFEEQQGNINEARNILRTFEECVLGLAMVRLRRVSLERRLGNMEEAERLLQEAIKNAKSNNESSFYAIKLARHLFKIQKNLPKSRKVLLEAIERDKENTKLYLNLLEMEYSGDLKQNEENILNCFDKAIHGSLPMKMRITFSQRKVEFLEDFGSDVNKLLNAYDEHQTLLKEQDSLKRKAENGSEEPEEKKAHTEDTTSSSTQMIDGDLQANQAAYNYSAWYQYNYQNPWNYGQYYPPPPT